A stretch of the Massilia sp. W12 genome encodes the following:
- the dsbD gene encoding protein-disulfide reductase DsbD, which translates to MSSLRRFPVFFACLLMLWLSCINSVRAEESFLEPQRAFRFSAAVQDGKHILVTYQIAPGYYLYRERLKFVASGAKLGEAQIPAGKVKFDETFQKEVEVYYDRLQVKIPVEGNGPFTLTATSQGCAEAGLCYSPMDSVANLHIKAEAKSDAKSAPADSKSSAPESAKSASASAVAQASTVAQASAAALSSASAPAEQAPAVPASSAVAASAAASSAASAVPAAAPKAAAVNQNQEESNRIRDALKSGQLWLIMPLFWVLGLMLALTPCVLPMVPILSFIIVGEGAHVTRLRGFVLALTYVMGMSLIYTLVGVASGMAGDNLSLMLQNPWVLGGFALMLAALSLAMFDVYQLQMPSFIQEKLINASEQQKRGKLFGVFIMGALSALVVGPCVTAPLVGVLLYISQTGNAGLGGAALFALALGMGTPLMLFGASAGVLLPKAGKWMNDIKHFFGVMLLGVALWLAGPVMPAALEMLLWGLLCAVYGGYLLIKSQNIGRVVALAPLGFAALLSYSYATGGRSTFEPLRHLSAEKSDAPHFKRIKTEADLERELKDARGKVVMLDFYADWCVACIEMEKFTFPHPDVKRRMSQMVLLQVDVTANDAHDKAMLKRFKLFGPPGIIFFDKLGREVDSARVIGYQKAERFTTSLDAVL; encoded by the coding sequence ATGTCCTCACTCCGCCGCTTTCCAGTTTTCTTCGCCTGTCTGCTGATGTTGTGGCTGTCCTGCATCAACAGCGTGCGCGCCGAAGAATCATTTCTCGAACCGCAGCGGGCCTTCCGCTTTTCCGCCGCCGTGCAAGACGGCAAGCACATACTCGTCACCTACCAGATTGCGCCTGGCTATTACCTGTACCGCGAGCGCCTGAAATTTGTGGCCAGCGGCGCCAAGCTGGGCGAAGCGCAAATTCCGGCAGGCAAAGTCAAATTTGATGAAACCTTTCAAAAAGAAGTCGAAGTTTATTACGACCGTTTGCAAGTCAAAATTCCGGTGGAAGGCAATGGCCCCTTCACCTTGACCGCCACCAGCCAGGGGTGCGCCGAAGCCGGTCTGTGCTATTCGCCGATGGATTCAGTCGCCAATCTGCATATCAAAGCGGAAGCCAAGAGCGATGCCAAAAGCGCGCCGGCTGACAGTAAAAGCAGCGCCCCGGAAAGCGCCAAATCAGCCAGCGCCAGCGCAGTCGCACAGGCCAGCACAGTTGCACAAGCCAGCGCCGCTGCTCTGAGCAGCGCCAGTGCGCCGGCTGAACAAGCGCCAGCAGTGCCCGCCTCATCAGCCGTCGCCGCCAGTGCTGCAGCTTCAAGCGCAGCTTCTGCAGTCCCTGCCGCAGCGCCCAAAGCCGCTGCCGTCAACCAAAATCAGGAAGAAAGCAACCGCATCCGTGATGCTTTAAAAAGCGGCCAATTGTGGCTGATCATGCCCTTGTTCTGGGTCTTGGGCCTGATGCTGGCGCTCACCCCCTGTGTCTTGCCGATGGTGCCGATTCTTTCCTTCATCATCGTTGGCGAAGGCGCGCATGTGACACGTTTGCGCGGTTTTGTTTTGGCCTTGACCTACGTCATGGGCATGTCCCTGATCTACACCCTGGTCGGGGTCGCTTCCGGCATGGCTGGCGATAATCTCAGCCTGATGTTGCAAAACCCCTGGGTGCTGGGCGGCTTTGCGCTGATGCTGGCGGCCTTGTCGCTGGCCATGTTTGACGTCTATCAATTGCAGATGCCGTCATTTATCCAGGAAAAATTGATTAACGCCTCGGAACAGCAAAAACGCGGCAAATTATTCGGCGTCTTCATCATGGGCGCCTTGTCCGCTCTGGTGGTCGGCCCCTGTGTCACCGCGCCGCTGGTCGGGGTCTTGTTGTACATCAGCCAGACAGGCAACGCCGGTCTCGGGGGCGCTGCGTTGTTCGCCCTGGCCTTGGGCATGGGCACACCCTTGATGTTGTTTGGCGCCTCCGCCGGCGTGTTGCTGCCGAAAGCCGGCAAATGGATGAATGACATCAAACACTTCTTCGGCGTGATGTTGCTCGGCGTCGCATTGTGGTTGGCCGGCCCGGTGATGCCAGCCGCTTTGGAAATGCTGTTATGGGGTCTGTTATGTGCAGTGTATGGCGGCTATTTGCTGATCAAGAGCCAAAACATTGGCCGCGTGGTCGCCCTGGCGCCGCTTGGCTTTGCCGCGCTGCTGAGCTATTCCTACGCCACTGGCGGGCGCAGCACCTTTGAACCGCTGCGCCATTTATCAGCCGAAAAGAGCGATGCGCCGCATTTCAAGCGCATTAAAACCGAAGCGGATCTGGAGCGCGAACTGAAAGACGCGCGCGGCAAAGTGGTGATGCTGGATTTCTATGCAGACTGGTGTGTCGCCTGTATTGAAATGGAAAAATTCACCTTCCCGCACCCAGATGTGAAGCGGCGCATGTCGCAAATGGTCTTGCTGCAAGTCGATGTCACAGCCAACGATGCGCATGACAAAGCGATGTTGAAGCGCTTCAAACTGTTCGGCCCGCCCGGCATTATTTTCTTCGACAAACTCGGGCGTGAAGTTGATAGCGCGCGCGTGATCGGCTATCAAAAAGCGGAGCGCTTTACCACGTCTTTAGATGCAGTATTGTGA
- a CDS encoding HPr family phosphocarrier protein codes for MIQHEIEIINKLGLHARASAKLTQLAAKYTSCEVFISRNARRVNAKSIMGVMMLAAGKGAKVLLEVNGPQEEECLNALVALINDKFGEGE; via the coding sequence ATGATTCAACACGAGATAGAAATCATCAATAAGCTTGGCCTGCATGCAAGAGCGTCTGCAAAATTGACGCAACTGGCCGCCAAGTACACCAGCTGCGAAGTGTTTATTTCGCGCAATGCGCGCCGCGTCAACGCCAAATCCATCATGGGCGTGATGATGCTGGCCGCCGGCAAAGGGGCTAAAGTTTTGCTGGAAGTCAATGGCCCGCAGGAAGAAGAGTGCCTGAATGCATTGGTCGCACTGATCAATGATAAATTCGGCGAAGGCGAGTAA
- the ptsP gene encoding phosphoenolpyruvate--protein phosphotransferase, translating into MGAAFTLHGIPVSRGIAIGRAHLFAPAALDVRHYLVETEEVEREVKRLQDAIEAVHKELQTLWMDLPKDAPTELGAFIDVHALILSDPMISEAPLDIIRSRHYNAEWALVTQIDELSAQFDDIEDEYLRERKADIQQVAERVLKVLTGTAQQQPVTSLAQSNSAQMIVVAHDISPADMLQFRDRAFVGFVTAIGGQNSHTAIVARSLDIPAAVGMSFGATLIQQDDWLVIDGDAGVVVVNPDALVLGQYREQQADMQRLKKKLSKLKKTQAMTRDGVQIDVLANIELPEDCAAAMDAGANGVGLFRSEFLFMGRTGYGQKLPTEEEQFEQYRKAVLAMKGRPVTIRTIDVGADKPLDDTEHFARNPALGRRAIRLCLADPLLFLTQLRAILRVSAFGPVKMLIPMLAHAFEIDQTLGLIEQAKQQLRDARQKFDENIEVGAMIEIPAAALALPLFLKRLDFLSIGTNDLIQYTLAIDRVDHEVAHLYNPLHPAVLQMIAQTIKAGARAGKPVSVCGEMAGDLKHIRLLLGMGLRQFSMHPAQILAVKHEILNSDLSVLQAKTRKILTAMEPAKIAQSVRELRNL; encoded by the coding sequence ATGGGCGCTGCCTTCACGCTGCACGGGATACCGGTGTCGCGCGGCATTGCGATAGGCCGCGCGCACCTGTTCGCCCCGGCAGCGCTGGATGTGCGCCATTATCTGGTTGAGACGGAAGAAGTCGAGCGCGAAGTCAAACGCCTGCAAGACGCCATCGAGGCGGTGCACAAGGAATTGCAAACCTTGTGGATGGATTTGCCCAAGGATGCGCCGACCGAGCTGGGCGCCTTCATTGACGTGCATGCCTTGATTCTGTCCGACCCCATGATTTCCGAAGCGCCACTGGATATCATCCGCAGCCGGCATTACAACGCCGAATGGGCGCTGGTGACACAGATCGACGAGTTATCGGCCCAGTTTGACGATATCGAAGATGAATACCTGCGTGAGCGCAAAGCCGACATCCAGCAAGTCGCCGAGCGTGTCTTAAAGGTGCTGACCGGCACCGCACAGCAACAACCCGTCACCAGCCTGGCGCAAAGCAACAGCGCGCAAATGATCGTGGTGGCGCACGATATTTCTCCGGCGGATATGCTGCAATTCCGCGACCGCGCCTTCGTCGGCTTCGTTACCGCCATCGGCGGGCAAAACTCGCATACCGCGATTGTCGCGCGCAGCCTGGATATTCCGGCGGCGGTCGGCATGTCTTTTGGCGCCACCCTGATTCAGCAAGACGACTGGCTGGTGATCGATGGCGACGCCGGGGTGGTGGTGGTCAACCCCGACGCCCTGGTGCTGGGACAGTACCGCGAGCAACAGGCGGACATGCAGCGCCTGAAGAAAAAGCTCTCCAAACTCAAAAAAACCCAGGCCATGACGCGCGATGGCGTGCAAATCGATGTGTTGGCGAATATCGAATTGCCGGAAGATTGCGCCGCCGCGATGGACGCCGGGGCTAACGGGGTCGGCCTGTTCCGCTCAGAATTTTTATTCATGGGACGCACCGGCTACGGCCAGAAGCTGCCCACCGAAGAAGAGCAATTCGAGCAATACCGCAAAGCCGTGCTGGCCATGAAAGGCCGCCCGGTGACGATTCGCACGATTGACGTGGGGGCCGACAAGCCGCTGGACGACACTGAACATTTCGCGCGCAATCCGGCGCTGGGAAGGCGCGCCATCCGCCTCTGCCTGGCCGATCCGCTCTTATTCCTGACCCAGTTGCGCGCAATTTTGCGCGTCTCGGCCTTTGGCCCGGTCAAGATGTTGATTCCGATGCTGGCGCACGCCTTTGAAATTGATCAAACCCTGGGCTTGATCGAACAGGCCAAGCAGCAGTTGCGCGATGCGCGCCAGAAATTTGATGAAAACATCGAAGTCGGCGCCATGATCGAGATCCCGGCCGCCGCCCTGGCCCTGCCGCTGTTCTTGAAACGCCTGGATTTTCTCTCCATCGGCACCAATGACCTGATCCAATACACCCTGGCGATTGACCGCGTGGATCATGAGGTGGCGCATTTATACAACCCGCTGCACCCGGCGGTGTTGCAAATGATCGCGCAGACCATCAAAGCCGGCGCGCGCGCCGGCAAGCCGGTCTCGGTATGCGGCGAAATGGCGGGCGATTTGAAACACATCCGCCTTTTGCTCGGCATGGGCTTGCGCCAGTTTTCCATGCACCCGGCGCAGATTTTGGCGGTCAAACACGAAATCCTGAACAGCGATCTGAGCGTCTTGCAAGCCAAGACGCGCAAGATTCTGACCGCCATGGAACCGGCCAAAATCGCGCAAAGCGTGCGCGAATTGCGCAATCTGTAA